The DNA segment TACCCATAGATAACGTTGATAATTGACAGTTATCAGTTAATGGTTTATTAGCATATGTATCAAAAATAGTTTTAAGTTGAGTAAACTCTTTTTTTACTTGCTCTTGGTTATCGGTAAAAGTAGCCATACCCATAAGCCCTGCAACTTTTATATTGTCAAGTTGTTTAAACTCATCCGAATTTAAAAGTGTATGTAGTTCCTGCTCATCCATCCCGAATTTGGTTTCTTCTTCAGCTATGTGCATTTGCAACAAACAGTTAATAACTCGCTCGTTTTTCTTGGCTTGCTTGTTTATTTCTTTTAGTAATTTAAGGCTATCAACCCCATGCACAAGGCTTACAAACGGAGCCATGTATTTTACCTTATTGGTTTGTACATGCCCTATCATGTGCCATTCAATATCTTTGGGCATTTGTTCCCATTTGTCGGTCATTTCCTGTATTTTGTTTTCTCCAAAAATACGCTGACCAGCCTCATAGGCTTCCATAAGGTCAGCCACAGGTTTAGTTTTAGAAACGGCTACAAGTGTAACATTTTCGGGTAATGATGATTTTATGTTGTGTAGATTATCTTTTATTGGCATGAAATTTTTATTTGAAATTCTAAATTACAACTCATAAATAACAAGCCCACTCCTGAATTTTGGTTCAATGTAGGTGCTTTTTGGAGGCATAATCAGGTTGTTGTCGGCAAGCTCTTTTATATCGTTTATAGTGGGAGGGCAAAGCATAAAACCTACTTCAAACTTCCCTTCGTCTACCATTTTTTTAATATCGGTTATTGGTTTGCTTCCTGGTATATATTCAATACGTTCGTCGTTACGCAAGTCTATAATGCCAAGCATAGGGCGCAATACTTTGTCGTATAGTATTTTTGCATCGAGTGCTTCATAGCTAGAGCTAAAATTAGTTTCTTTTAAGTGTAGTGCATAAAACTCACCATCGAGGTACATACCAAAACTAAACTTGTTTTTAGGCTTCCATAGTTCTTGATGCTTGTTTTCTATCGTAAAATCGTTACTAAGCGCATTTATAAACTGCTCTTTAGTTACTTTGTTAAGATCGCGTATAATACGATTGTACTCATAAATTTTCAAATCAGTTTCAGCAATAAGAAAACTCATAAAGTAGTTGAGGTTTTCATTACCTGTTCCGCTTTCTTGTTCATGCAACATATTTGCCGAAGCTGACCTGTGATGACCGTCGGCAATATAAAGGCTATCTATTGCTTCAAACTGTTCTTGTACCCAAGCAATTTCTTCACTGTCTTTTATTCTCCAGAGTATATGTCTGTCTTTGTTTAGTGATGAAAATAAGTATAAAGGATGCTCTTTCTTTTTCTTGACAATCCACTCTGTTATTTCCTTCTTTTCGGGGTAGGTAATAAGTACAGGCTCTGTATTAAAACCTGTTTTAGAGAGGTATTCTTTAAAATAGTCTACACGATATGATAAGGTGTCTTCGTGTTTTTTAATTACATTATTTCTATAATCTTCTATAGATGTACCCGCAATAATACCTGTATAGCTATTACCTTTGCTCTGTATTTCATACAGAAAAAATATAGGCTGCTTTTCGGTCTTTAAAACTTCCGATTCTTTAAACTCGTTATATTTTAAGTTAACGGCTTTTAATCGAGTATCTGTCGAAATTTTTTGCAAATTAACATAGGCAGGATTAAGTACATGTAAGAACGAGAATGGATTATAATCTAGCTGAGAGGCAAGCTCTGCAGGGCTATACTCATCATACGATCGAGAAGTTACAATGCTTACTTTATCTCGTGCAGGTCGCACCGCTTTAAAAGGAACTATTTTTGCCAAGTTTCTATGATTGTTTTACGTATTTAGAAAAAACAAACAAGAAGCAATAGTATATGAATAATTGCTTCTTGTTGATTAGAGTATTGTATTATAGCTTATTTTTTATAAGCTACTTTCTCAGCTTTTTTCCTTTCAGAATAGTCATAAAAACCTTCACCAGATTTTAGACCTAGTTTACCAGCTCTTACCATATTTACTAATAATGGACATGGAGCATATTTAGGGTTTTTAAACCCGTCGTGCATTACATTTAGTATCGAT comes from the Flavobacterium arcticum genome and includes:
- a CDS encoding YggS family pyridoxal phosphate-dependent enzyme, whose protein sequence is MPIKDNLHNIKSSLPENVTLVAVSKTKPVADLMEAYEAGQRIFGENKIQEMTDKWEQMPKDIEWHMIGHVQTNKVKYMAPFVSLVHGVDSLKLLKEINKQAKKNERVINCLLQMHIAEEETKFGMDEQELHTLLNSDEFKQLDNIKVAGLMGMATFTDNQEQVKKEFTQLKTIFDTYANKPLTDNCQLSTLSMGMSGDYTLAIACGSTMVRIGSSIFGSR
- a CDS encoding DUF1015 domain-containing protein, with the protein product MAKIVPFKAVRPARDKVSIVTSRSYDEYSPAELASQLDYNPFSFLHVLNPAYVNLQKISTDTRLKAVNLKYNEFKESEVLKTEKQPIFFLYEIQSKGNSYTGIIAGTSIEDYRNNVIKKHEDTLSYRVDYFKEYLSKTGFNTEPVLITYPEKKEITEWIVKKKKEHPLYLFSSLNKDRHILWRIKDSEEIAWVQEQFEAIDSLYIADGHHRSASANMLHEQESGTGNENLNYFMSFLIAETDLKIYEYNRIIRDLNKVTKEQFINALSNDFTIENKHQELWKPKNKFSFGMYLDGEFYALHLKETNFSSSYEALDAKILYDKVLRPMLGIIDLRNDERIEYIPGSKPITDIKKMVDEGKFEVGFMLCPPTINDIKELADNNLIMPPKSTYIEPKFRSGLVIYEL